Proteins encoded within one genomic window of Halobacteroides halobius DSM 5150:
- a CDS encoding cupin domain-containing protein: MEIIKMDQLKGTERWEGITVKKILKNEDTQVMNLVLQPGDKVPEHSVPVNVFFYIVEGKGTLRIGDEKKVVEAKDIIPCTPNTKMSLQADQGEKFVVLNIKTPSL; this comes from the coding sequence ATGGAAATTATTAAAATGGATCAACTTAAAGGAACAGAAAGATGGGAAGGGATAACAGTTAAGAAAATACTCAAAAATGAGGATACTCAAGTAATGAATTTAGTATTACAACCGGGAGATAAAGTACCAGAGCATTCAGTACCTGTTAATGTTTTCTTCTATATAGTAGAAGGTAAGGGAACATTAAGAATAGGAGATGAGAAAAAAGTAGTGGAGGCAAAAGATATTATTCCTTGTACTCCAAATACTAAGATGTCTTTACAAGCAGACCAAGGAGAAAAGTTTGTAGTCTTAAATATTAAGACACCTAGTCTGTAG
- a CDS encoding heavy metal translocating P-type ATPase, with protein MKKKLKITSLAGILIAIGWLAELFNLSPLIFNGVMILASIVAGYQVAINAFNTLKMGVLSINTLVTIAAGGALVIGEYWEAAAVTFLFVFGSYLEARTMNKTRNAIKGLMELSPSTATVVRKGKEEEIPARDVIVGEKVIIRPGEKIPIDGQVITGESEVNQASITGESKPVAKKQGDEVYSGTINKGGYLEVEAEKVGQDTTFARIIQLVEEAQEEKAPTQELMEKFSQYYTPGIILLAIIAYLITWDIRLALTLLVIGCPGALVISTPISIVSGIGNAARNGVLIKGGEHLETAGDIDCVAFDKTGTLTQGQPEVTDIIAVAETKKNLLATAASAELNSEHHLAQAILNEVKDQENLTKPNQFSVITGKGVQAQVNDQDILVGNRKLLAAEEIKIADDLVEQQESLEREGKTVVFVTKDKQILGLIAIADTPRAKATQTISKLKELGIKKVLMLTGDNQRIAATIAEQLGLDDYRADLLPEEKVTAIKELQQEYTVAMVGDGINDAPALATADTGIAMGAAGTDAAIDTADITLMADKLTKLPFALGLSKATNRNIKQNVIFAVGVVFALLAGVLGKEVFLASGMLIHELSVLLVIFNAMRLLRYKIN; from the coding sequence ATGAAGAAAAAACTAAAGATTACTAGCTTAGCAGGGATTTTAATTGCTATTGGCTGGTTAGCAGAGCTGTTTAATTTATCACCACTAATTTTTAATGGGGTGATGATTTTAGCAAGTATTGTAGCAGGTTATCAAGTTGCAATTAATGCCTTTAATACTCTAAAAATGGGAGTTTTAAGTATTAATACTTTAGTAACTATTGCTGCAGGTGGTGCATTAGTGATCGGTGAGTATTGGGAAGCAGCAGCTGTTACATTTCTTTTTGTATTTGGTAGTTATCTAGAAGCTAGAACAATGAATAAGACTAGAAATGCTATTAAGGGATTAATGGAGCTCTCTCCTAGTACTGCAACTGTAGTCAGAAAAGGAAAAGAAGAAGAAATACCCGCTAGAGATGTTATAGTTGGAGAAAAAGTAATTATTAGACCAGGAGAAAAAATTCCTATTGATGGTCAGGTAATTACTGGAGAAAGCGAGGTCAACCAAGCTTCTATTACTGGTGAATCAAAACCAGTAGCTAAAAAGCAAGGTGACGAAGTTTATAGTGGGACGATTAATAAAGGTGGTTATTTAGAAGTTGAAGCTGAAAAAGTGGGCCAAGATACTACTTTTGCTCGGATTATCCAACTAGTTGAAGAAGCTCAGGAAGAAAAAGCACCAACCCAAGAGTTAATGGAGAAGTTTTCTCAGTATTATACACCAGGGATTATTCTGTTAGCAATAATAGCTTATTTAATTACGTGGGATATTAGATTAGCTTTAACTTTATTAGTCATTGGGTGTCCTGGAGCATTAGTAATTTCTACTCCTATTTCTATCGTTTCTGGAATAGGTAATGCTGCTCGAAATGGAGTACTAATTAAAGGGGGTGAGCATTTAGAAACAGCTGGAGATATAGATTGTGTAGCTTTTGATAAAACAGGAACTTTAACTCAAGGTCAGCCTGAGGTAACAGATATTATTGCAGTAGCAGAAACTAAAAAGAACTTATTGGCTACTGCAGCAAGTGCTGAGTTAAATTCAGAACATCATTTGGCCCAGGCAATATTAAATGAGGTTAAAGACCAAGAGAATTTAACTAAACCTAATCAATTTTCTGTAATTACAGGAAAGGGAGTCCAGGCTCAAGTTAATGATCAAGATATATTAGTAGGTAATAGAAAACTATTAGCTGCAGAAGAGATTAAGATAGCTGATGATTTAGTTGAGCAACAAGAATCTTTAGAACGCGAAGGAAAAACAGTAGTCTTTGTTACGAAAGATAAGCAAATATTAGGTTTAATAGCTATAGCTGATACTCCAAGGGCCAAGGCCACTCAAACTATCTCTAAGCTTAAGGAGTTAGGCATAAAGAAAGTACTAATGTTGACAGGAGATAATCAAAGAATTGCAGCAACTATTGCCGAGCAGCTAGGTTTAGATGATTATCGAGCTGATTTATTACCTGAAGAAAAGGTAACTGCTATAAAAGAGTTACAACAAGAGTATACAGTAGCTATGGTAGGAGATGGAATTAATGATGCACCTGCTTTAGCTACAGCAGATACTGGAATAGCAATGGGAGCTGCAGGAACTGATGCTGCTATTGATACAGCAGATATAACTTTAATGGCGGATAAATTGACTAAACTTCCTTTTGCTTTAGGATTGAGTAAGGCTACTAATAGAAATATTAAACAGAATGTTATCTTTGCAGTAGGTGTTGTCTTTGCTCTATTAGCAGGTGTATTAGGTAAAGAGGTATTTTTGGCTTCTGGAATGTTGATTCACGAGTTAAGTGTTTTATTAGTTATCTTTAATGCTATGCGTTTATTACGCTATAAAATTAATTAA
- a CDS encoding TetR/AcrR family transcriptional regulator, translating into MDKKELIRNSAIKVIAAEGYHNTTVKMIAQKAEIAVGTIYNYFSNKGEILNYIFEVEFNKRIELLQQLKQKNISLKEKIMIFLDKHFADLKANSDTATVLIQESKLPRKHSLEAINNFMNKLPDLLAKIIDQAREKEEIRIVNSQLVANIIFHTIRGVATKVVKDNKLSFTEAKKELLDQIWFGLSK; encoded by the coding sequence ATGGATAAAAAAGAATTGATCCGTAACAGCGCTATTAAAGTGATTGCAGCAGAAGGGTATCATAACACAACAGTTAAAATGATAGCCCAAAAAGCAGAAATTGCAGTAGGTACAATTTATAATTATTTTTCTAATAAAGGTGAAATTTTAAATTATATATTTGAAGTAGAGTTTAATAAGCGAATTGAGTTATTACAGCAATTAAAGCAAAAAAATATTTCCTTAAAAGAAAAAATAATGATTTTTTTAGATAAACACTTTGCTGATTTAAAAGCCAATTCCGATACAGCAACGGTTTTAATCCAAGAAAGTAAATTACCTAGAAAGCATAGTTTAGAAGCCATTAATAACTTTATGAATAAATTGCCCGATTTATTGGCTAAAATAATAGACCAAGCTAGGGAAAAAGAAGAGATAAGGATAGTAAATTCGCAACTGGTTGCTAATATTATTTTTCATACTATTCGTGGGGTGGCAACTAAAGTAGTTAAGGATAATAAATTGAGTTTTACAGAAGCTAAAAAAGAATTACTTGATCAAATTTGGTTTGGATTGAGCAAATAA
- a CDS encoding heavy-metal-associated domain-containing protein, with protein sequence MMKNVSLYLEDLACPDCAQKIGQILNKQEGVAEAEVHYTTSKAKVEFDEDKVTIDDLKKAVASTGYHVQRVV encoded by the coding sequence ATGATGAAAAATGTAAGTTTATATTTAGAGGATTTAGCTTGTCCAGATTGTGCTCAAAAGATTGGTCAAATTCTTAATAAGCAAGAGGGAGTAGCAGAAGCTGAGGTACACTATACTACTAGTAAGGCTAAAGTAGAGTTTGATGAAGATAAAGTAACCATAGATGACTTAAAGAAAGCTGTAGCTAGTACTGGTTATCATGTACAGAGAGTAGTATAA
- a CDS encoding hemerythrin domain-containing protein yields the protein MNVIELLRDEHDNIKRVLVVMRKLCIKILKQDQVEFDAFSDAIDFVRNYADKHHHGKEEDILFAMISDHLDDDIEKDPVEAMLSEHDLGRYFIGNLESALDSVKEGKENAKVDIIANAIAYADLLAGHIYKEDNIIYSYAEEELSQDSLQKVHQEGKEVEATASEEGLQEGYINLVNELEAKVKDIKL from the coding sequence GTGAATGTAATAGAATTACTAAGAGATGAGCATGATAATATTAAGAGAGTGTTAGTAGTTATGCGTAAGTTATGTATCAAAATTTTAAAGCAAGATCAAGTTGAGTTTGATGCTTTCTCTGATGCTATAGATTTTGTTAGAAATTATGCTGATAAACATCATCATGGAAAAGAAGAGGATATTTTATTTGCTATGATCTCTGATCACTTAGATGATGATATAGAAAAGGATCCAGTTGAAGCTATGCTTTCTGAACATGACTTAGGAAGATATTTTATTGGTAATTTAGAATCTGCTCTAGATTCTGTTAAAGAAGGTAAGGAAAATGCCAAAGTAGATATTATAGCTAACGCTATAGCATATGCTGACTTACTAGCTGGTCATATTTATAAAGAAGATAATATTATTTATAGTTATGCTGAGGAAGAATTAAGTCAAGATTCACTACAGAAAGTGCATCAAGAAGGTAAGGAAGTAGAAGCAACTGCTAGTGAAGAGGGATTACAAGAAGGATATATTAATCTAGTTAATGAATTAGAAGCTAAAGTTAAAGATATTAAATTATAA
- a CDS encoding 4Fe-4S binding protein produces the protein MKSFISNWSWILLVVFLGVGWKYPIIGSVALVCMLAPVVVATWREGRVWCGNFCPRGSFNDNVLAKVSRSMKIPRIFKTVAFRIAFFLFLVYQFVIGIMNSGGDLAKIGFVFYRIIFITSAITIILGIFFHERTWCSFCPMGSLSALVIKIKRSLKRVKEQAKEEPKRIKVDQNKCVNCQLCAKDCPMDLEPYDFTDDSDKDLDCIHCQECVYSCPVDALTRE, from the coding sequence ATGAAATCTTTTATTAGTAATTGGAGTTGGATTTTATTAGTAGTTTTTTTAGGAGTGGGGTGGAAGTATCCAATCATCGGTAGTGTAGCCTTGGTGTGTATGTTAGCACCAGTAGTAGTTGCTACTTGGAGAGAAGGGCGAGTTTGGTGTGGAAACTTTTGTCCTAGAGGGAGTTTTAATGATAACGTATTAGCTAAAGTTAGCCGTAGTATGAAAATACCTAGAATTTTTAAGACAGTTGCCTTTAGAATAGCTTTCTTCCTCTTCTTAGTATATCAATTTGTAATAGGAATTATGAATTCGGGAGGAGATTTAGCTAAAATAGGTTTTGTGTTTTATAGAATTATCTTTATTACAAGTGCTATTACTATAATTTTAGGTATCTTCTTTCACGAAAGAACTTGGTGTTCGTTCTGTCCGATGGGTTCTTTATCAGCATTGGTTATTAAAATAAAACGTAGTCTAAAGAGAGTCAAAGAACAGGCTAAAGAAGAGCCTAAACGAATTAAAGTAGATCAGAATAAGTGTGTTAACTGTCAATTATGTGCTAAAGATTGCCCGATGGACTTAGAACCTTATGATTTTACTGATGATAGTGATAAAGATTTAGATTGTATACACTGTCAAGAGTGTGTTTATTCATGTCCTGTAGATGCGTTAACAAGAGAATGA
- a CDS encoding Crp/Fnr family transcriptional regulator, which translates to MSCSSCVKKVPIFAELDQETIAKIDKLVTRKSYQAGEMIFWEGDPGENLYILNSGQVKIYKTSMEGKEYIVHLLTENDFFGELVLFKEEPLSNNAQAVTDCAVCLINKNDLERLLNHDPKLAHHLLAAFGTRLKETRQMLQSLALDDSKAKTIRFLVNLAQESGIEKKDGVLIKLPLSRKGLADFLAMTPETLSRKLSELQQEDIILLKGQKQVIIKQLDLLKNKY; encoded by the coding sequence ATGAGCTGTTCATCTTGTGTTAAAAAAGTACCTATTTTTGCTGAGTTAGACCAGGAAACTATAGCTAAAATTGATAAATTAGTAACTAGAAAAAGCTATCAAGCAGGAGAAATGATCTTTTGGGAAGGAGACCCGGGAGAAAACTTATACATATTAAATTCTGGGCAGGTTAAGATTTATAAAACCTCTATGGAAGGGAAAGAATATATTGTACATCTATTAACTGAAAATGATTTTTTTGGAGAGTTGGTCTTATTTAAAGAAGAACCATTATCTAATAATGCTCAAGCAGTTACTGACTGTGCTGTCTGCCTGATTAATAAAAATGATTTAGAAAGATTATTGAATCATGATCCAAAGTTGGCGCATCATTTATTAGCAGCTTTTGGTACTCGGTTAAAAGAGACTAGACAAATGTTACAATCTTTGGCCTTAGATGATTCTAAAGCAAAGACAATTAGATTTTTAGTTAATTTGGCCCAAGAAAGTGGAATTGAGAAGAAAGATGGAGTATTAATCAAATTACCTCTTAGTAGAAAAGGGTTGGCCGATTTTTTAGCTATGACTCCTGAAACTTTAAGTCGTAAGTTATCTGAGTTACAACAAGAAGATATTATTTTACTCAAAGGCCAAAAACAGGTGATAATTAAGCAGTTGGACTTATTAAAAAATAAGTACTAA
- a CDS encoding NifU family protein produces MKEKVEKVLNEIRPSLQADGGDVELVEVTDEGIVKVELQGACAGCPMSQMTLKNGIEKRLKKEIPEVKEVQSV; encoded by the coding sequence ATGAAGGAAAAAGTAGAAAAAGTACTAAATGAAATTAGACCATCATTACAAGCGGATGGTGGAGATGTAGAATTAGTTGAAGTAACTGATGAGGGAATTGTTAAGGTTGAATTGCAAGGCGCTTGCGCAGGATGCCCTATGTCCCAGATGACTTTAAAGAACGGGATAGAAAAGAGACTTAAAAAAGAAATTCCAGAAGTTAAAGAAGTCCAATCAGTTTAA
- a CDS encoding alpha-amylase family glycosyl hydrolase, with protein MRNKIRIHYDNGNNFSKPRLWIWTIGSGSLEREIEPVGEDEYGVYYDVMVNRNNFYFKFKDIGKKGVIWEDDENNREYNAGLGGEIWSKAGIHNIYSVKPDRPIGHIKEVYNKIKDLIPQENFYLPQTDVSGGKVHSLLGAHKLTDGSISFALFHPRAAKVSLSLNQEDKLVELELYRGFYNQPNIWWGRIPATQVKNRVEYKFYVQGGTAGNERLVYDPYTRVYSDDYKLSNCVVVDPTEFQWTDEEWQTPDISQLIIYELNVYGFTDGDSDIPLEDQSTFRGITKRIKDGYFADLGITALALMPTSEAWSHFGLGYDPCSFMSVEHDFGSPDDFREMINTAHQHGLAVIIDQVFNHTSNDFNPLWKLIDDGSSPGGLYFDGSTKWGNKLATGRDEVDNMLIDSCKLFIKEYHIDGFRFDATHSNYTDHKLLYQIQDEIRNSGFKSNAILIAENLPNQSDLNFAGYNGYAQWADLFHDKMKALIREGVFRNWCDDSPNNLGDMFYFCKNQFAKHTNNVINYSESHDEPSIRYEVETNNILDCNIKDRKARLAMMATMVALGQPMIYMGQEFGVNRKSNVIDIDTVTPDPNCPEYEYNDFYRWTQKLIKLRKRYDALKISGSNPVETDQFSWMIGPWMSDNKGANRKVIGWRTKSGHQEMLILLNFGNKDVDVDLEFPAWGRWIKLADIKEVNDLPPVGTRNPANNSLEVQNNIFSNFTLPPYSGFIYKKATGRN; from the coding sequence ATGAGAAATAAAATTAGGATTCACTATGATAATGGTAATAACTTTAGTAAGCCTCGGTTATGGATTTGGACTATAGGAAGTGGTAGCTTAGAGCGTGAGATTGAGCCGGTAGGAGAAGATGAGTATGGAGTTTATTATGATGTTATGGTTAATAGAAATAATTTCTATTTTAAATTCAAAGATATAGGTAAGAAAGGTGTCATTTGGGAAGATGACGAAAATAATAGAGAATATAATGCAGGATTAGGAGGAGAAATTTGGTCTAAAGCAGGAATTCATAATATTTATAGTGTTAAGCCTGATAGGCCAATAGGTCATATTAAAGAAGTATATAATAAAATTAAAGATTTAATTCCTCAGGAGAATTTCTATTTACCCCAAACTGATGTATCAGGGGGCAAAGTTCATTCCTTATTGGGAGCACATAAATTAACTGATGGTTCTATTAGCTTTGCTCTTTTTCATCCTCGAGCAGCGAAAGTATCTTTAAGCCTTAATCAAGAAGATAAGTTAGTTGAGCTTGAGTTATATAGGGGTTTTTATAATCAACCAAATATTTGGTGGGGCAGAATTCCTGCTACACAAGTTAAAAATAGAGTTGAGTATAAGTTTTATGTTCAAGGAGGTACAGCCGGTAATGAAAGGTTGGTTTATGATCCTTATACTAGGGTGTATAGTGATGATTATAAATTAAGTAATTGTGTAGTTGTAGATCCAACAGAGTTTCAATGGACAGATGAAGAATGGCAAACTCCTGATATTAGCCAGTTGATTATTTATGAATTAAATGTTTATGGGTTTACAGATGGTGATTCTGATATTCCACTAGAAGATCAAAGTACTTTTAGAGGAATAACTAAGCGGATTAAAGATGGTTATTTTGCAGATTTAGGAATTACAGCTTTAGCATTAATGCCTACCTCCGAAGCATGGAGTCATTTCGGGTTAGGTTATGATCCATGTAGTTTTATGTCTGTAGAACATGATTTTGGTAGTCCTGATGATTTTCGGGAGATGATTAATACTGCTCATCAACATGGTTTAGCTGTAATTATTGATCAAGTATTTAATCATACCTCTAATGATTTTAATCCACTGTGGAAATTAATTGATGATGGATCCAGTCCCGGTGGTTTATATTTTGATGGGAGTACTAAATGGGGTAATAAATTAGCTACTGGGCGAGATGAAGTTGATAATATGTTGATTGATTCTTGTAAACTGTTTATTAAAGAGTATCATATTGATGGTTTTAGATTTGATGCTACTCATTCTAATTATACTGATCATAAATTACTTTATCAAATTCAAGATGAGATTAGAAACTCTGGTTTTAAATCTAATGCTATTTTAATCGCTGAGAATTTACCCAATCAATCAGATCTAAACTTTGCCGGGTATAATGGTTATGCCCAGTGGGCTGATTTATTTCATGATAAAATGAAAGCTTTAATTAGAGAAGGTGTTTTTAGAAATTGGTGTGACGATAGTCCAAATAATTTAGGGGATATGTTTTATTTTTGTAAGAATCAATTTGCTAAACATACTAATAATGTAATTAATTATAGTGAAAGTCATGATGAACCTAGCATTAGATATGAAGTAGAAACAAATAATATTTTAGATTGTAATATTAAGGATCGTAAGGCGAGATTAGCAATGATGGCTACTATGGTAGCTTTAGGACAGCCAATGATTTATATGGGCCAAGAGTTTGGGGTTAATCGTAAATCTAATGTAATTGATATTGATACAGTGACTCCTGATCCTAATTGTCCTGAATATGAGTATAATGATTTTTATCGTTGGACCCAAAAGTTAATTAAGTTGCGTAAAAGATATGATGCACTAAAGATTTCCGGAAGCAATCCTGTTGAGACAGATCAGTTTAGTTGGATGATTGGCCCGTGGATGTCAGATAATAAAGGAGCTAATAGAAAAGTGATTGGCTGGAGAACTAAAAGTGGTCATCAAGAAATGTTAATCTTGCTTAACTTTGGAAATAAGGACGTAGATGTTGATTTAGAATTTCCTGCTTGGGGAAGATGGATTAAGTTAGCTGATATTAAAGAGGTTAATGATTTACCACCAGTAGGAACTAGAAATCCAGCTAATAATAGTTTAGAGGTACAAAATAATATTTTTTCTAACTTTACACTACCTCCTTATAGTGGTTTTATTTATAAAAAAGCTACTGGACGCAATTAA
- a CDS encoding carboxymuconolactone decarboxylase family protein, whose amino-acid sequence MSEQDFDKEKMKEKFKEELGFIPPGVMTGEVLGDDFQQIISDYHEIVWRDEVIPLKYKYLIAISSAVFAGNEKRAKLEMQKAVKYGATKEEIIEVLRQVVWLRGAPTLVKLAPIISFMNKILNKKEE is encoded by the coding sequence ATGAGTGAGCAAGATTTTGATAAAGAAAAGATGAAAGAGAAATTTAAAGAAGAGTTAGGTTTTATTCCTCCTGGAGTTATGACTGGAGAAGTTTTAGGAGATGACTTTCAGCAAATAATTTCTGATTATCATGAAATTGTGTGGCGCGATGAAGTAATTCCTTTAAAGTATAAGTACTTAATTGCTATTTCTTCAGCAGTTTTTGCTGGTAATGAGAAGCGGGCCAAGTTGGAAATGCAAAAGGCAGTTAAGTATGGTGCTACAAAAGAAGAAATCATTGAAGTGCTCCGTCAGGTAGTCTGGTTAAGAGGAGCACCTACACTAGTGAAGTTGGCCCCGATTATATCTTTTATGAATAAAATTTTGAATAAAAAGGAGGAATAG
- a CDS encoding thioredoxin family protein: MSFTKVSGEEFSKKVKSYKQPVLLEFSYEYCSACQEVKEFLADQLENDNLNLIEIDIANNQELAQEYDVDRSPTLLLFNKGKVIAKHIGYIDQEELDDLLAELSLWNRIKKKLSLID; encoded by the coding sequence ATGTCTTTTACAAAGGTTAGTGGTGAAGAATTTAGTAAAAAAGTTAAAAGTTATAAGCAGCCTGTATTATTAGAGTTTTCCTATGAGTATTGTTCTGCTTGTCAGGAGGTAAAAGAGTTTCTTGCCGACCAACTAGAGAATGATAATCTTAACTTAATAGAGATAGATATCGCTAATAATCAAGAATTGGCCCAAGAATATGACGTTGATAGATCACCTACCTTATTATTATTTAATAAAGGGAAAGTAATTGCTAAGCATATTGGATATATTGATCAAGAAGAATTAGATGATTTATTGGCTGAATTATCCTTATGGAATAGAATTAAGAAGAAATTAAGTCTAATAGATTAA
- a CDS encoding cell division FtsA domain-containing protein: MKNNNDLIFALDIGTRTIVGLLLEPTNDKFTIKASEVVEHNKRSMLDGQIHNVMEVAKEVKKIKEKLEKSYDIKLKKAGIAAAGRALKTVQAHYEVEFSGKKEITSEEVKVLEFGAVQKAQQKLKETNKYEASGYHFVGYTVLQNKLDGIKVSNLIGQSGIQIEVDVVATFLPRIVVDSLLTVIREADLEVEHLTLEPIAASKITIPRQMHNFNLALVDIGAGTSDIAITKEGSITGYAMVPVAGDEITEAICDYYMVDYHTGEDIKKELTKKDKIEVRNILDQTTTLATAEITRNIKESVDKLAKLISKEILDLNNGQPQAVMCMGGGSLTPLLKSKLSARLDLPKARIGIKDAENIEEIVGKIEGLSGSQAITPVGIAVSCYQNLNRANFLEVEVNGDLIHLFTLTEPKVADALLAAQIDISNLEASPGMALTVEVEGRVKVIKGTMGTPGQIKINGQEADIDTTIKNGDKLTVKLGEKGAVGEGTVADVVPDFPTREVKFNQEKVIVKPQYYMNGKEVTLDTELKDRAQISYQIPQTIQEIITEVLDLDLNSMKSKQLVYTFNGREKEHTYQNYKLLLNDQVVDFDTEINDGDQIVFSEVESSPLQIKDVLAQNLINNQLTITFNQREIEVPAKDYKLTKNNQKTSQDEYVENGDNIEYRTSGIRLNQLLEHINYKLSDTLLQGDLVIEKNDQPAKLTELLTDGDQVNIYVSKRK; encoded by the coding sequence ATGAAGAATAATAATGATTTAATTTTTGCTTTAGATATTGGAACCAGAACAATTGTGGGGTTATTATTAGAACCAACTAATGATAAATTTACTATTAAAGCTTCTGAAGTGGTTGAACATAATAAAAGATCAATGCTAGATGGACAGATACATAATGTAATGGAAGTAGCTAAGGAAGTTAAAAAAATTAAAGAAAAGTTAGAGAAAAGTTATGATATAAAATTGAAAAAAGCAGGTATTGCAGCTGCTGGTAGAGCATTAAAAACAGTTCAAGCTCATTATGAAGTTGAATTTAGTGGAAAAAAAGAAATAACTTCTGAAGAAGTAAAGGTTTTAGAGTTTGGGGCTGTACAAAAGGCTCAGCAGAAATTAAAGGAGACTAATAAATACGAAGCAAGTGGTTATCACTTTGTAGGTTATACAGTATTACAGAATAAATTAGATGGGATTAAGGTAAGTAACTTAATAGGACAAAGTGGAATACAGATAGAAGTTGATGTAGTAGCAACTTTTTTACCACGGATAGTAGTAGATTCATTATTAACTGTAATTAGAGAGGCTGATTTAGAAGTAGAACACCTTACTTTAGAGCCTATTGCAGCATCCAAAATAACTATTCCTCGGCAAATGCATAATTTTAATTTAGCATTAGTAGATATTGGAGCGGGAACTTCAGATATTGCAATAACTAAAGAGGGATCAATTACTGGTTATGCTATGGTTCCAGTAGCAGGGGATGAAATCACCGAGGCCATTTGTGATTATTATATGGTCGATTATCATACAGGAGAAGACATAAAAAAAGAGTTAACTAAAAAGGATAAAATAGAGGTTAGAAATATCCTAGATCAGACTACGACCCTTGCAACAGCTGAAATAACCAGAAATATTAAAGAGAGTGTCGATAAGCTAGCTAAATTAATTAGTAAAGAGATTTTAGATTTAAATAATGGACAACCTCAGGCTGTAATGTGCATGGGAGGTGGAAGCTTAACTCCTTTATTAAAAAGTAAGTTATCTGCTAGACTTGACTTACCAAAAGCTAGAATTGGTATTAAAGATGCTGAAAATATAGAAGAAATAGTAGGTAAGATCGAAGGTTTATCTGGCAGTCAAGCAATCACACCTGTCGGTATAGCAGTCAGTTGTTATCAAAATCTAAACCGGGCCAACTTCCTTGAGGTAGAAGTTAATGGAGATTTAATTCATTTATTTACTTTAACAGAGCCTAAAGTGGCTGATGCTTTATTAGCAGCACAAATTGATATTAGTAATTTAGAGGCTAGTCCAGGTATGGCTTTAACTGTTGAAGTAGAAGGTAGAGTAAAAGTAATTAAGGGGACAATGGGCACTCCAGGCCAAATAAAAATTAATGGTCAAGAAGCTGATATTGATACTACAATTAAAAATGGTGATAAGTTAACAGTTAAGTTAGGAGAAAAGGGGGCAGTTGGAGAAGGAACAGTAGCTGATGTGGTGCCTGATTTTCCTACGCGAGAAGTAAAATTCAATCAAGAAAAAGTAATAGTTAAACCTCAGTATTATATGAATGGAAAAGAGGTCACCTTAGATACTGAACTAAAAGATAGAGCTCAGATTAGTTATCAAATCCCTCAAACTATCCAGGAAATAATTACAGAAGTATTAGATTTAGATCTTAATTCAATGAAAAGCAAACAGTTAGTCTATACTTTTAATGGTAGAGAGAAAGAACATACTTATCAAAACTATAAATTATTATTAAATGACCAAGTAGTAGATTTTGATACTGAGATTAATGATGGTGATCAGATAGTATTTTCTGAAGTAGAAAGTAGTCCATTGCAGATTAAAGATGTCTTAGCCCAAAACTTAATTAATAATCAATTAACAATTACCTTTAATCAGCGCGAAATAGAAGTTCCAGCTAAAGATTATAAATTAACGAAGAATAATCAAAAGACTAGCCAAGATGAATACGTGGAAAATGGAGATAATATAGAGTATAGAACCAGTGGAATTAGGTTAAATCAATTATTAGAGCATATCAATTATAAATTATCTGATACTTTATTACAAGGAGATTTAGTAATAGAAAAGAATGATCAACCGGCTAAATTAACTGAGTTATTGACTGATGGTGACCAGGTTAATATCTATGTTTCTAAGCGTAAATAA